One Proteinivorax tanatarense DNA segment encodes these proteins:
- the hflX gene encoding GTPase HflX, giving the protein MEQTKKAILVGVNLKNNLDFQYSMEELANLADACGIVVIEKVVQNLDHINTSHYVGKGKVNDIHQLVQQEESDLVIFNNELSPSQIRNLEEGLNCTIMDRTSLILDIFYQRAKTKEAKLQVEIAQLQYMLPRLRNSELSLEQQRGGTGTIMRGAGETKLELDRRKIQKQISELNKQLKDLVARRQTQRKQRQKSNVPVISLVGYTNAGKSTVMNSMLETYNPEAEKSVYEEDMLFATLRTSVRNITLFDNKSFLLTDTVGFVSDLPHHLVKAFRSTLEEVTESDLLVHVVDYSNPSYEKQIEVTNSTLRDIGVKDIPVIYAYNKCDLTDLRIPKINGEKVYLSAKQKVGLKELTELIENKIFTDYVKCELVIPYDRGDVVSYFNENATIISTSYEKEGTKIKVECKEKDLDKHQEFVLSC; this is encoded by the coding sequence TGGAAGAGTTAGCTAATTTGGCAGATGCCTGCGGTATTGTCGTGATAGAAAAAGTAGTTCAAAACTTAGATCATATAAATACATCCCACTATGTGGGAAAAGGGAAAGTAAACGACATACATCAGCTGGTACAGCAGGAGGAAAGTGATCTTGTTATATTTAACAACGAGCTTTCTCCTTCACAGATTAGAAACCTAGAAGAAGGCTTAAACTGTACAATTATGGATAGAACCAGCCTTATTTTGGATATTTTTTACCAACGGGCAAAAACAAAAGAAGCAAAACTTCAGGTGGAAATAGCACAGCTTCAGTACATGCTGCCTCGACTAAGAAATTCTGAACTATCTTTGGAGCAACAACGGGGTGGCACAGGAACTATCATGAGAGGAGCTGGAGAAACAAAGCTGGAGCTTGATAGACGTAAAATTCAAAAGCAAATTTCTGAGCTTAACAAACAGCTTAAGGACTTAGTTGCAAGAAGACAAACACAGCGAAAACAAAGACAAAAATCTAATGTTCCGGTTATTTCGTTGGTAGGCTACACCAACGCTGGCAAATCCACTGTTATGAACTCCATGCTAGAAACCTATAACCCTGAGGCTGAAAAGTCAGTGTATGAAGAAGATATGCTATTTGCCACGCTTCGCACCTCAGTTAGAAACATTACCCTGTTTGATAATAAGTCTTTCCTATTAACTGACACAGTAGGGTTTGTAAGCGACCTACCTCACCATCTTGTAAAAGCGTTTCGTTCAACTTTAGAAGAGGTTACAGAGTCTGACCTTTTAGTTCACGTTGTTGATTATTCAAACCCAAGTTATGAAAAACAGATTGAAGTAACTAATAGTACTTTAAGGGATATAGGAGTTAAAGATATCCCAGTAATTTATGCATACAACAAATGCGACCTTACAGATTTACGCATCCCGAAAATTAACGGGGAGAAGGTATATCTTTCCGCTAAACAAAAAGTAGGGCTTAAAGAGCTGACCGAGCTTATCGAAAACAAAATTTTTACTGACTATGTAAAATGTGAGTTGGTAATCCCTTATGATAGAGGGGATGTAGTTTCATATTTCAACGAAAACGCCACAATCATATCCACTAGCTATGAAAAGGAAGGAACTAAGATAAAGGTTGAGTGTAAAGAGAAAGATCTAGATAAGCATCAAGAGTTTGTGCTTAGTTGTTAA